The genome window CCGGCTTTTATGTTAAAATCTAATAAAACTAAGGAGGACAGATGATATTTGATACCCTTAAGGAGTTTATGATGGCAACCCTTGGAGCCCAGGAGATGCTGAAACAGTTTGTAGAGGATTTGGTAAAAAAAGGGGAATTGAGCGAATCCCAGGGAATGAAGATGGTCAAAGAGTGGTCTGAAAAACTTGGAAAAACAGGCAGCGATTTGTCATCGAACCTTTCAGAGACCGTAAGCAAAACATTAGAGAAAATGAACCTTGCCACAAAAGATGATATTGACAAGCTAAATAAGAAAGTGAATTCTCTTTCAAACCGTATAAGTGCTCTTGAGGGCACAAAAAAAACAGATGAGTAAAATTTAACAGGGAACAGTGTAAGCATAAAAAATGTTTTCAGAAATTCTAAAACTTACAAAAACATATAAAAACATAAACAGAATAACCCAGATTCTAAACATACTTGCAAAGCATGGGTTTGGACAGTTTATAGAGCAGCTGAACTTAAACCGCCTGATACCGTTTAGGAAGCGGTTGAAAATACTTACTCAGGGACAGCTGATAGAGACAACGATAGCGGAGCGGTTGCGGCGGGCGTTTTCAGACCTGGGGCCGTCATTTATAAAACTGGCTCAAATCCTGTCCTCACGCCCTGACCTGATAACAGAGAAGTATGCCGCCGAGTTTGCCAAACTACAGGATGAGGTGCCGCCGTTTCCATTTGATCAGGTGAGGGAAATAATAGAAAAAGACCTCCACCTTCCCATTAATGAAATATTCATTGAGATAGAGCAGTCACCCATTGCCGCAGCCTCTGTTGCACAGGTACATAAGGCAATTCTCTATGACGGCACAAAGGTGGTTGTTAAAGTACAAAGACCAAACATCCGCCAGGTTATTGAGACCGACATAAGCATCATGAAATTTCTGGCTGCCCTGATGCTTAAGTACATTGCCGGAACGGAAATATTTAACCCCGTGGGAATAGTCGAGGAGTTCTCGAAAACCATAAAGAAAGAACTGAATTTTATGGAAGAGGCTAAAAACGTACAGCGTTTTACCAGGAATTTCAGGAGTGTTGAAAGCATAAAAATCCCGATATTATATCCTGCCTATACATCTGAGAGAGTACTTGTTCTTGAGCGTATAGAGGGTGTAAGGATAAATGATGTAAGGGCCATAGAAAAACTTGGATTAGACAAAGGGGAGATAGCGGAGAGTCTTGTAAACGCATACTTTAAGATGATTCTTGAGGATGGTTTTTTTCATGCCGATCCTCATCCGGGGAATCTTTTTGTTATGGATGACGGCGTAATAGGCATAGTGGATTACGGCATGGTTGGGTGGCTTACACCGGATGTGATGGAAAGCATTGCCGGAATACTTATAGCCATTGTCAACAAGGATTTCGAGAGTCTCATAGATGAGTTTATAACCATTGGAATGGTCACGGAGGAAATAGATATAGACCGGTTCAGAAGGGAGTTTCTTAACGATATGATGGAAATTCTTATTCCGCTTTATGATACGGCCCTTGCCGAGATTAACTTTGCCGAGTACCTTGACACTATAACCCATCTTTCCCTTAAGCATAAACTAAAGATTCCGTCCTCGCTCTTGTTGATAGATAAGTGTATGCTCATGGTTGACAGTATAGTGAGGGAAATAGATAAAGACTTTAACTTTATAACAGCCTCAGCCCCTTATACCTCCATGCTCATGAGGAAAAAGTACGGACCAAAAAAACTTTATGATAAGATCGGCAAAAATATTTCAGATTTGGCCGATTCCCTTGTTGACACTCCTAAGAAGATGCGTGTTTTGCTCAGAAAGATGATAAACAATGAATTCATTGTAAAATTTAACATAATAGGCATTGAACGCATTATAAGGGATTTTGACCGCTCCACCAACCGTCTTTCTTTCAGCATTGTAATCGCCTCAATTATAATGAGCTCCGCCATATTGACTATGTCCGGCAAAGGTGCAAAGATTTTTGATATGCCGGCAATCGGGACACTGGGTTTTATGATAGCCTTCTTCCTTGGCATATGGCTTATTATTTCCATAATACGCTCCGGAAGGCTCTGACATATTTTTTTAAAATATGTCTGTTAATTTTACAATCATTTCTTTTATAATACCGGCGGTATTGGATATTATTTACAGAACTTATACCGGGTTGCAGTCAAAAGAGTAACACAGAGGCGGCTGGGAGAAAGCGACACCTCTCCTTACAGGGGATTCCCCTTTAGGGGAGACGTCAAGGAGCTTTCGAACAAGCCGGCAAAGTTAATCGAATGAATGCACCATGGTATTAAACGAAAAGAGAGGAGTGTTTAGATGCCACTTATAACATGGACTGACAACCTGAGTGTACATGTCAGGGAGTTTGATGATCAGCACAAGAAGCTGATACAGATAATCAATGACCTTTTTGACGCTGTAACGGCAAGAAAGGGCAAGGAAGCACTTGAGCCGGTCTTAACGGAACTTATAGAGTACACAAAGTACCATTTTATCAATGAAGAGAATTTATTGGCTAAACATGGCTACCCGTACGCAGCGATTCACAAACAGGAGCATGATGATTTAACTCAAAAGGTAATGAGTTTTGAGGCTCAATTTAAAGCCGGCAGGGCAATGGTTGATCTGCTGCTTATGAATTTCCTAAAAGATTGGCTCACGAAACACATACTGGGCACAGACAAGAAGTACTCTGAATTTTTAAACAGTAAGGGCGTTAAATAGCCGCTCAGGGGTTATTATGATAGCGATAGTGGATTACGGCATGGGGAATCTCCGAAGTGTGCAGAAGGGTTTTCTTAAAGCGGGGATTGATGCAAGGGTCACGGCTCAGGCAGGTGATATTGAAGACGCCGGTGGAGTGGTCATTCCGGGGGTTGGAGCTTTCAGGGATTGTATGCGGAATCTGCAAAATCTCAACCTCATTGACACTATAAGGCGCTCAATTGAAAAAGGAAAGCCGCTTCTTGGCATATGTCTGGGCCTCCAGCTGCTTTTTACCGAATCGGAGGAGTTTGGAAACTCTGCCGGGCTTGGTATCTTTGAGGGCAAGGTTGTCAGGTTTCAGGATAAAACTCTTAAAATCCCTCACATGGGCTGGAATATTGTATCGCTGAAAAAGAGGCCGCCGCTTTTTGACGGTATAGAGGACGGAAAGTATTTCTATTTTGTCCATTCCTACTACGTAGCACCCACAGATAGTTCCATCATCTGCGGTGTAACTCCCTACGGAGCAGGATTTACCTCAATGGTGTGGAAAGACAACGTGTTTGCTATGCAGTTTCATCCTGAGAAAAGCCAGGCGGCAGGCCTTAAGATTTTAGAAAACTTCGGTAAATTCGTTAAAGCTCATTAAGCAGCTCCATCACCGTTTTATTTAACAACGGGTGTAATTTATGGGGGGCAAGCTCCAAAAGCGGCCTTAACACAAACTCCCTTTCGTGCATATGAGGATGTGGGATTTGAAGCTCTGCGGTCTTTATTATCATATCTTCATAAAACACAATATCCATGTCTATAACACGAGGCCCCCACCTGTAAATCAACCGGCGTCCCATATCTCTTTCAATTTTTTTGAGTATAGTTAAAAGCTCGGAGGGCTGAAAAATTGTATCAATTTCCACACACATGTTTATAAAATCCGGTTGAGTTGTTACACCCCAGGGGCGGGTTTCATACATTGAGGATGCAGCCTTAACCACCACGGCGTGTGATTGCAGCAGCTCAACAGCCCTTGAGCAATTGGCAGCCCTGTCTCCCATGTTTGAACCTATACTTATGAAGGATTGCAATTAAATTTCCGGTGGCATGAGAGATAAACATTATACTCAGCCGATAGCTCATACCAAGTAGCCTTCATATCGTTTGACCCAGCACTAACATCTATTGCAGAGATAATAACCCAAAACTGTTACAGTTATAAAGTAATGCCGATTGTCCTCCGTTATTTTTTTTCTTGACATTTAAGTAGTCTTTAATATAATGTTATGCTAATCATTTCAACTGGTACCAGGTATTATCTTTATTGGGAGGCCTTATGGCTACAAAACCGAAGTTAAGCATGTACTGGGCTTCATCGTGCGGAGGCTGTGAGATTTCTTTAATAAATATTAACGAAAAAATTCTTGATCTGGCGGCAAGTTTTGATTTCATGTTTTGTCCTTGTCTGCTCGATACAAAAAAGAAAGACATTGAAGCACTCAAAGACGGCGAAATTGCTATAACGTTTTTCAATGGGGCAATACGTACTGAGGAAAACGAAGAGATGGCACACCTTTTACGAAAAAAATCGGCACTGCTTATCGCCTTTGGCTCGTGCGCCTATGAGGGATGTATTCCCGCCCTCAGTAATCTGTACACAAAGACCGCTCATTTCAATTCCATTTATCTGGACAGTCCTACCGTGGATAACCCTCTGGGTATCGTTCCTAAACCTGAGACCACAGTGCCCGAGGGCAAGCTTACATTACCGGCATTTTACGACAGGGTGAAAACCCTCTCACAGGTGACAGATGTGGATTATTCCATCCCGGGCTGCCCGCCTGAGCCAAAACAGATATGGAATGTTATAGAGGCCGTGATTGCGGGTAAGACACCGCCCCCAAAGGGAAGTAACCTTGGAGCCGGTAAGTCTTCGGTATGTAATGAATGTGAGAGAAAGAAGGAAGACAAAAAGATAAGCCGGTTTTACCGCACTTACGAGATAGTACCGGATACGGAGACGTGTCTGCTGGATCAGGGCCTTATTTGTATGGGAATAGCCACAAGTGACGGCTGCGGCGCACTGTGCCCAAAGGTAAATATGCCCTGTACGGGCTGTTACGGCCCACCTGAGGGAACTCTCGACCAGGGGGCAAAGATGGTGGCCGCCCTCGGTTCCATTATTGATATAGGCGACAAAAAAGGCCTCAGTGATGATGAGCTGGCAAATCGGGCGGATGCTATAATTGACTCCATACCGGATTATTCCGGAACTTTTTACAAGTACAGCATGGCAGGTTCAATTTTAGGAGGGACAAGGCAATAAGGCGCATTTCAATAGACCCCATAACCAGGCTTGAGGGACACGGTAAAATAGAGATATTCCTTGACGAGGGAGGAGATGTTGTCAACACGTACTTCCAGGTGCCGGAGTTAAGGGGGTTTGAGCAGTTTTGTGTCGGTAGGCTTGCCGAGGAGATGCCGGTTATCACTAACCGCATATGCGGGGTGTGCCCTGAGGCACATCATATAGCCTCTGTTAAAGCCCTTGATGAACTCTTTGGTGTTGTGCCGCCTGATGCCGCTAAAAAAATAAGAGAACTTATATACATGGCTTTTTTCATTGCCGACCACACTACCCATTTCTATGCTCTGGGGGGGCCTGACTTTATAGTGGGCCCGGATGCGCCTCCCTCCGAACGAAACATCCTGGGAGTTATCAACAAGGTCGGCCCGGATGCCGCCAAAGAAGTGATTAAATGCAGGGCAAGAAATCACCACGTGCTTGAAATGGTAGGAGGCCGTGGAATTCACATGCCTGCCGGAGTTCCCGGGGGCTGGAGCAAATCCATAAATGAACGGGAAAGAAAAGAGATTGAGGTTATAGCTAAAGAAAACATTGACTTTGCACTCTTTAGCCTAAAAGCCTTTGATGATATAGTGCTAAAAAATCCGGCATACCTTGACCTTGTCACCTCAGACGTCTATGTCCACAGCACATACTACATGGGGCTTGTAGATAGCCGAAACCGTGTAAACTTCTATGACGGAATGGTCAGAATAGTTGACCCTGAGGGTAAGGAGTTTGTAAAGTACCATCCGCGGGATTATGTAAGCCACATAGCCGAACGTGTAGAGGAGTGGTCATACCTGAAATATCCTTATATTAAAGCAGTCGGCTGGAAGGGTTTTGTTGACGGAAAAGACAGCGGAATATATGCAGCCTCTCCGCTATCCAGATTAAATGTCTCAGACTCCATGCCAACACCCGGAGCACAGGAACACTTCGAGAAAATGTATGAAACTCTGGGCTCCAAAAAAGTAAACGGCAGATATCAACCCATCCATCACAGGCTTGTTACTCACTGGGCACGGCTTATAGAGCTTCTCTATGCCGCAGAGCATATGCTTGAGCTTGCCACCGGCCCTGAGATTACTTCCCCAAAAGTAAGAGTAATCCCGGAAAAGATTGTGGGCAAAGGGATAGGGTGTGTTGAGGCACCGAGGGGTACGTTGACACACCACTATGAAAGTGACGGCAGGGGAGTGCTCACTATGGTCAACATGATTGTAGGCACCACAAATAACTATGCCCCTATGACACTTTCCATAAAAAGAGCGGCGGAGAAACTCATAACTAAAGGAAAAATAATAGAGCAGGGATTGTTAAATAAAATAGAGATGGCCTTCAGGCTATATGATCCGTGTCTTTCATGTTCCACACATTCACTGCCCGGACAGATGCCGTTGGTTGTTAACATAAGAAACTCTGACGGAAAGGTTGTAAGGACATTCAGCCGGTAGAATCTGTATGGCTGATTGCAGAGGAGTTTAATTGAAAACTATAGTAATAGGACTGGGAAATCCACTATTGCGTGACGACAGTGTAGGACCTAAAGCCGCCCGGTTAATAAGGCAGCGGCTGGAGGGCGATATGTTATGCCACAGAGCGGATGTTAGAGTCTCTGAGGTTTATGCCGGAGGAATACGTCTTTTGGATGCAATGGCAGGGTTTGACAGAGCCTTTATTATTGACTCAATCATAACCGGAAAACCGCCCGGCACGGTTTACAAATTAACGCCGCAGAGCTTACCGCAAACAAGAAATTGCGGCTGTAGTCACGACATGACGTTGCCGATGGCCCTTGGCATGGGTAAAATGCTTGGGATGGAACTGCCTACAGATATACAAATCTGGGCAATTGAGGCAAAGGACATTAACTGCTTTGGCGAGGAGCTTTCGCTGGAGGTTGAGAGGTCCCTACCCATGGTTATTAATGATGTTATGGACGTCTTAAAATGAAAAGGAAGGGGTCAAGGGGGTTAGCCCCCTTGCGGATAGGGTTTTAGGGAAAGGCAGAGCCTTTCCCTAAACTCTCTCTTTCTCATTTAAGGAACAAAGTGAATGAAAATAGGAGTTTATTTTTGTAACTGCGGCTCGAACATATCCGGCAAGGTGGATTCTGAGCAGGTCGGAAAAGTGATTGAAACTCTTGGCGATGTGGCATATTTTAAGATAAACGATATTATGTGCGCAGAGGAGGGCAAGCAGTTTTTAAATGATGACATAGCAGCGGAGAGACCGGAGAGAATCGTCATAGCGGCATGTTCACCCCGTGAGCATGAAAACACATTTATGTGTGTGCTCTCCGGCACCGGTATGAACCCATACCTTATGCAAATGGTCAACATCCGGGAGCAGGTAGCATGGGTAACAGACGATATTGATACGGCCTCGGCAAAAGCCGCCAATCTCATAAAGGGTGCTGTAAAAAGAGTAGCCTTTCATAAACCGCTGGAGAGAAAATCAATACAGATGTCTCCGGATGTCTTAATTATCGGGGCAGGGCCTGCCGGATTAAAGGCGGCGCTAACCATAGCGGAGACGGGCAGAAAGGTAACTCTTGTCGAAAAGAGACCGGTTATCGGCGGGCAGCCTGTGCTCTATGAGGAGGTATTTCCAAATCTTCAGTGTGCTCCTTGTATGCTTGAGCCCATCCTTAATGAAACACTTCACGGGCGGCACGCTGAAAGTATAGAGATACTTACCCTGTCTGAGGTTGTGGAATTAAACGGCTTTTACGGCAATTTCATAGCAAAGATAAAAAACAATCCGCGATATGCAGACCTGCACCGGTGCATAGGCTGTGGGGAGTGTATCGGAGTGTGTCCGGTTGATGTAAAAAATGAATTTAACAATGCACTTGACAACAGAAAAGCAATATCGCTTTCATTTGCAGGGGCGCTGCCTAATGTTCCATTTATAGATATGACGGCGTGTTTGAGGGCAAAGGGTGAGGAGTGCAAACTATGCAGCCAATCCTGTCCGCTGGGTGAGGGCATAATACTTTATGACGATGCAGAGGAAATTGTGGAGAGGCAAATTGGAGCTGTTATTGTGGCAGCCGGGGCGGCGCTTTATGACGCCGGATTAATCCCGGAGGTGGGATACGGCACAGTGTCTGATATTTATACAGCCTTTGAGTTTGAACGGCTGCTCTCTTCAACCGGCCCCACTGGAGGCCGGCTTATAACCAGTTTAGGCTCTGTACCGGAGTCCATTGCTATAATTCACTGTGCCGGAAGCCTTGACGGTAACCATAAGGAGTACTGCTCCGGTGTGTGTTGCCAGTGCGCATTTAAATTTAATCTGATGGTAGAGCATAAACTGCCCAACACACAAATACACCATTTCTATAAAGAGCTTGTGTATCCCGGCAAGGAGGAGTACTTTCTTTATAAGCGGGCAAAGGAAAACCCTAATGCTACATTTACAAGATACAGCAATATTGACACAATAGAGATAAGTGCCGGTGATGAGGGTGGTATCATAATAAAAAACATCTTGTTGGAAAAGGGTTTTATAAAAACAGACATGGTAGTATTGTGCCTTGCTATGGTGCCGGCCAAAGATTCGGCCACACTACATGAAGTGCTGGGTACAACGGCGGATACTTACGGTTTTTTTGAGCAACTCCATGGATGTCTGGATTCAACCAAAAGCAAAGTGCGAGGGATATACATAGCTGGAGCATGTCAGGCGCCTGTAAACATTGCACAGGCGATGACTCAGGGGACGGCTTCAGCAGGGTATGTGCTCTCCGGGCTTGTTGAGGGAAAGCAACTGGAGATAGAGCCCATAACGGCCTCTGTGGCTGCAGAGAGATGCTCCGGATGCAGGGTTTGTATGCACTTATGTCCGTACAGGGCAATAGCGTTTGATGCAGAGACACGGAAATCCTCAGTTAACGATGTGCTTTGCCAGGGCTGCGGAACATGTGTTGCAGCCTGCCCTGCCGGAGCTATAAGCGGTAACCATTTTACAAATGAGGCAATATTTGCAGAGATAGAAGGGGTTTTGTCATGATAGAGGACAGGACTGGTAAACCCTGCAGTTTTGAACCAAAGATAGTAGGTTTTTTGTGTAACTGGTGTTCATATGCCGCAGCGGATAAAGCGGGAGGATTGCAAAAGAGCTATCCACCCAATGTAAGTATCATAAAGGTAATGTGCAGCGGGAGGGTTGACCCTCAATTTGTACTTAAAGCATATAGTGCGGGGGCGGACGGTGTTTTGATACTGGCCTGCCATCCCGGCGATTGCCACTACAAAGAGGGCAATTACATAGCTATGCAACGGCACCGGTTGCTTTTGCGGATGTTGAATCAACACGGCATTGAAAGCCGGCGGTGCAGGTTTGACTATGTTTCAGCCGGAGAGGGAGAGCGATTTATCGAAATCATGACTGAGATGGTTGAAACAGTCAGAGAGCTGGGTCAGTTAAACAAATCCGTGATTTCAGACAATGTGATGGAAGAAAATATAACAGAAAAAAGGAGTTAAAATATGGCCACTATGGTGTTAGACCTTAAGGGTATGAAGTGTCCGCAACCCACACTTCAGATGACTGTAAAGGTGCGTACGGAGTTAAAGCCGGGGGACCTTCTGGAGGTAGTTGCCGATTGCCCAACCTTTGCCAATGATTTGAAGGGATGGGGGGAACGGATGAAGAAAACCGTCCTGTGGGTAAAAGATGAGGGCAACGGCGCTAAACGTTGTCAGGTGAAAATATAGAAGCTCAGCGGCCCCAGGCATTTTTAAAAGAGCTTAGCCCGAAATCCAACATAGAGGAGAGAAAACGAGTAAAAATGTTGAAATTAAAGGAGATAAATAGTAGAAAAAAAATGGATAGTCTGCTGTAATCTGAAATTTCTGCTCAAAAATCCCTTTTTTTAGGGAATTCGATTTTCTATATTGGATTTCGGAAGGCAATGGTTTATTTCTTTTTTTTAACGGTTTTGATATAATAGCAGCCATGGCATATACATTACCAACAGAAGTGTATAATCTCCTTGAGAAGAAACTTGGAAAAGATGAAACCCTTGAAATCGGTAAAATGCTTGAGGACTCATTAAGTAACAGTCAAACTGTGCAGACGGAGTCAATTACCAAAGCAGACTTAACAAGACTTGAGGAGGTTTTTAAGACAGACATAACACGGCTGGAAGAGACATTGAAGATACACACTCAACACTCAGCCGGCACTAAAGTTAAGACTGAATATAAAACTGAAACAACAGATCCAGCCTCACCGATTAGTGAACTCATAGATAGAGCGAAAAAATTCTCAGAGGATATATTTAATCAGCCAATAGGCGTCAAAGGGGTTGATGATTCTGATGTCTCTGCGGTCTTTAACCATCTGTTTACAAATTTCAGCGATTATAAGGAACAGATGGAGGAAAAGTCCGGCGAGCTGGCTGAGATCAACAAACAGATGCTCACCGAGATAGTGGAGAGAAAACGTGCAGAAAAGAAGTTGCAGTACGTAGTTGAGCTGATTAAACTGATAACTAATATATCATCTACATTTATAACGATCCCCTCAGGGGATGTAAAAAATTGGCTTAATCACGCCCTGCAGACAATCGGTGATTTTATCGGTGTTGAAAGAGGCTATATTGTGGTGTTTACGGGTGAGGGTATAGCTCAGGTGGAGCTCTTTGAGTGGTGTGCGGAGGGTATATCGCCGAAGTACTCGGGAAGGGAAAGCCTGCTTACAGATGAAACCGGTCTGCTTAGGACGGATAACCTCATACCGGAGAGATGGTTTGCAAAGTTAAGTGTTTTTGAAAACATATATATCGGCTCGGTAAACGAGCTGCCGGAGGATCCGCTAACCGAACGGGAATTTTTTGAAACCTACTCTATGAAAACCATGTTAGCCCTGCCAATGGTCTATGGCGAGACATTAATAGGGATGCTTGGGTTTGATGCAATAACAGAAGAGAAATACTTTGCCTCCGATGTTATATCTCTTATGAGAATAGCGGCTGAAATATTTGTACATGCCCTTCAAAGAAGACGCACTGATGATGCAGTGCGTGAGAGTTGGGAACGTTTACAGGCAATTGTTGACAATGCTCAGGCAGTTATATACTTAAAGGATAAAAACGGCCGCTATATGATGGTTAACCGCCGCTATGAGGAAATATTTAATAAATCAAAAGAGGATGTTTTAGGTAAAGCCGATAATGATATTTTTGATGAATCTTACGGTGAGCCGTTTCATATTAATGACCTGGAGGTCATCGAAAGCGGCAACCCGATTGAGACGGAGGAAACCATACATCACGCCAAAGGGGTAAGCACTTTTGTCTCTATGAAGTTCCCCCTATTTGATAAATCACAGTCCATATATGCTGTGTGCGGCATTTCAACCGATATAACACAAAGGAAACAGGAAGAGGAAGAGCTGATTACCTACAGAAACCAGCTTGAGAAACTTGTCAAAGAGCGTACACTTGAACTTACCGCCTCTAATGAAAAACTATTGCTTGAGATATCACAACGTAAGAGAGTAGAGGAGGAGTTAATCCGCTCCAAAAATACTGCAGAAGGCGCAAACAAGGCAAAAAGCGCATTTCTGGCCAATATGAGCCATGAACTCCGTACCCCAATGAACGGCATAATAGGAATGACGGAGTTAGTACTCGATACCAACATAGACTCAGAGCAGAGAGAGTATCTAATGATGGTTAAAAACTCATCACACCACCTATTGGGTCTCCTAAACGGTATCCTGGATTTTTCCAAGATTGAAGCCGGCAAAATGGAAAAGGATGAGGTGGATTTCGATTTGATCTCAACGATAAGAATCACAGTTGAACCATTTGTAATACAAGCTCAGAGCAGGGGGATAAAGCTTAGTACTGAAATATCACCGGATGTGCCTGCTTTATTGAGGGGAGATGTCGGAAGGCTAAGGCAGATACTGGTTAATCTTATAGGTAATGCACTTAAGTTTACCGAAAAGGGTACTATAGGGTTAAAGCTTGAGGTTGCTCCGAAAACTATAGGCAATAGAACTTTCCCCGCTGTTGATATTAATGAGATGCGTTTACTGTTTAGCGTATCCGACACCGGAATAGGAATTCCGCAGGAGAAGTTTGACATGATCTTTGAGAGCTTCACACAAGGTGAAGTTTTTATGACAAAAAAGTA of Nitrospirae bacterium YQR-1 contains these proteins:
- a CDS encoding response regulator; translated protein: MAYTLPTEVYNLLEKKLGKDETLEIGKMLEDSLSNSQTVQTESITKADLTRLEEVFKTDITRLEETLKIHTQHSAGTKVKTEYKTETTDPASPISELIDRAKKFSEDIFNQPIGVKGVDDSDVSAVFNHLFTNFSDYKEQMEEKSGELAEINKQMLTEIVERKRAEKKLQYVVELIKLITNISSTFITIPSGDVKNWLNHALQTIGDFIGVERGYIVVFTGEGIAQVELFEWCAEGISPKYSGRESLLTDETGLLRTDNLIPERWFAKLSVFENIYIGSVNELPEDPLTEREFFETYSMKTMLALPMVYGETLIGMLGFDAITEEKYFASDVISLMRIAAEIFVHALQRRRTDDAVRESWERLQAIVDNAQAVIYLKDKNGRYMMVNRRYEEIFNKSKEDVLGKADNDIFDESYGEPFHINDLEVIESGNPIETEETIHHAKGVSTFVSMKFPLFDKSQSIYAVCGISTDITQRKQEEEELITYRNQLEKLVKERTLELTASNEKLLLEISQRKRVEEELIRSKNTAEGANKAKSAFLANMSHELRTPMNGIIGMTELVLDTNIDSEQREYLMMVKNSSHHLLGLLNGILDFSKIEAGKMEKDEVDFDLISTIRITVEPFVIQAQSRGIKLSTEISPDVPALLRGDVGRLRQILVNLIGNALKFTEKGTIGLKLEVAPKTIGNRTFPAVDINEMRLLFSVSDTGIGIPQEKFDMIFESFTQGEVFMTKKYEGTGLGLSIVKKVLNVMGGDIWLESEFGKGSTFYFIIKFLLQHSVPAPAAVPIAEIKLKGKRILVVDSNPTTMAGVADMIKSEGVLADTAPNGKIALSMLNSLKSDYDAIILDFQLTDMDAFDLVEKIKTETGPLVKIIMLVSAGLRGDALQCRELGISGYLVKPVYKSDLIEVLTIAIERGNDSAASLLTRHTVRELHENIDILVAEDNIVNQTLAIKLLQKRGYNPVVVGTGREAVDMLAKQNFDIVLMDVQMPELDGLEATKYIRNLKDAKMNVGIPIIAMTAHALKGDMELCLAAGMDDYISKPLKAEDLYKLVEKYTASIHKDKGVQEMPHEIQVKPETQEKHEAPMKPETPAPKPDSGQEKLSISLQKPMVAQQPSTRTSAKALDVKEALQRLDNDEEILRDMWIAFVEDAPKQLALLKELFDAGDVEGLQKQAHTIKGMSANIGATALKSESFRMEIALRKLSKDMSDAEKLIVATFIESLMFELDMAMKDINTNLSKPIGTIK